The genomic stretch TCACTTCGGTCACCTCGGCGATCCTCATCACCAATGTCGAAACCCTCGACCAGATTCGCTTCTGGCAGGTGGGCGCGCTCACCGGCCGCACCACCGATATCCTGCTGCAGGTCGCTCCGTTCATTCTGGCTGGCATCATGCTGGCGCTGCTCACCTCGCGCATCCTCGACGGGCTGGCGCTGGGGGATGACGTCGCGCGCGGGCTCGGGCTCAAGGTGCAGCGCGGCCGCACCATGGTCGGCGTCGCCGCGGTGATCCTGGCGGGCGCCGCCACGGCCGCTGCCGGGCCGATCGCCTTTGTCGGCCTGACGGTGCCGCATCTCGCCCGCGCCTTCACCGGCCCGAACTATCGCTGGATCCTGCCTTATTCGATGCTGCTGGCACCTATCCTGCTGCTCGGCGCCGACATCATCGGCCGCATCATCGTGCCGCCGGGTGAGTTGCAGGTGGGTATCGTGACAGCCGCGCTCGGTGCGCCGTTCTTCATTGCGCTGGTGCGGCGCAGGAAGCTGGCCGAGCTATGAGCGCCACCCACAGCTTTGCTCCGATCGGCGCCGTCGTCGCGGCCCGCCAGCGCCTGCGGCGGCGCTACGGCCTCGTCGTCTTCGGCCTGGCGCTGCTATCGCTGGCGATAGCCAGTCTCTCGATGTCGATCGGCGACTATCCGCTGCCGCTTGCCGACGTGGTCGGCTCGCTGCTCTCGCCCTTCACCGGCGCCACCGACGCCGCGAACGATTTCATCGTGCTCGGCGTCCGCCTGCCGCGCGTGATGGCCGGGCTGCTGTCCGGCGCCGCCTTCGGGCTCTCGGGCGTCATTTTCCAGACCATCCTCCGAAATCCGCTCGCCAGCCCCGACATCGTCGGCATCACCACCGGCGCCAGCGCCGCGGCGGTGCTGGCGATCATCATCTTCAAGTGGTCCGGGCTGGGCGTCTCGTTGATGGCCTGCGGCGGCGCCGTGCTGACGGCGCTGCTGATCTACGGCCTTGCCTGGCGCGACGGCGTCACCCCCTACCGGCTGGTGCTGATCGGCATCGGCATGGCAGCGCTCGCC from Devosia sp. A16 encodes the following:
- a CDS encoding FecCD family ABC transporter permease codes for the protein MPPTSTSTTGLPPATRAGGFVLLALGLVVVLVFSITVGARPIALGDIWYALTAFDGTQTNHKIILDLRLPRTLVGLLVGAALGLSGAILQGATRNPLADPGILGINAGATLCVVLGISVFGITQLSGYVWLAFLGAGGAMLVVYLVASLGREGATPMKLALAGAAVTAALTSVTSAILITNVETLDQIRFWQVGALTGRTTDILLQVAPFILAGIMLALLTSRILDGLALGDDVARGLGLKVQRGRTMVGVAAVILAGAATAAAGPIAFVGLTVPHLARAFTGPNYRWILPYSMLLAPILLLGADIIGRIIVPPGELQVGIVTAALGAPFFIALVRRRKLAEL
- a CDS encoding FecCD family ABC transporter permease, yielding MSATHSFAPIGAVVAARQRLRRRYGLVVFGLALLSLAIASLSMSIGDYPLPLADVVGSLLSPFTGATDAANDFIVLGVRLPRVMAGLLSGAAFGLSGVIFQTILRNPLASPDIVGITTGASAAAVLAIIIFKWSGLGVSLMACGGAVLTALLIYGLAWRDGVTPYRLVLIGIGMAALAGAVVSYLFTRARVMEVQEALSWLTGSLNGSTFESLTPLAVALLVLAPVAALLSRSLRTLQMGDDAATALGTRVEFSRLGLILVAVLLAAFATAAVGPVSFVAFIAGPIARRLLGPSGNALLPAALVGGLVTNAADFVAQHMLGRNQLPVGVVTGALGAGFLIYLLAAAHRSGRGG